The following nucleotide sequence is from Halomonas chromatireducens.
CCGTCGCCATGCAGTCGGGTTGGCGTCAATCGGACGCGGCGCGGTAGCGCTCGCGCAGCCGGTTACGGATGCTGATGGCGGTCATGTTGAGCACGATGATCAGGATCACCAGCACCAGCGCCGTGGCGTAGACCAGCGGCCGCGCGGCTTCGACGTTGGGGCTCTGGAAGCCGACGTCGTAGATATGAAAGCCCAGGTGCATGATCTGGCGATCCAGATGCACGAAGGGGAAGCTGCCATCCACCGGCAGCGTCGGCGCCAGCTTGACGACGCCCACCAGCATCAGCGGCGCCACCTCGCCCGCCGCCCGGGCAATGGCCAGGATCATTCCGGTCATCATCGCCGGGGTGGCCAGCGGCACCACCACCTTCCACAGCGTCTCGGACTTGGTCGCCCCCAGGGCCAGGCTGCCCTGGCGCACCGAGGAGGGAATCCGCGCCAGGCCCTCCTCAGTGGAGACGATCACCACCGGCAGGGTCAGCAGCGCCAGGGTCAGCGAAGCCCAGATCAGCGCCGGCGAGCCGAAGGTGGGCGAGGGCAGGCGGTCGGAATAGAACAGCTCATCGAGGGAGCCGCCCAGGGTGTAGACGAAGAAGCCCAGGCCGAACACCCCGTAGACGATGGAGGGCACCCCGGCGAGGTTGTAGACCGAGATCCGGATCAACTTGAGCAGCGGGCCCTGCTTGGCGTACTCGCGCAGGTAGATGGCCGCCAGTACGCCGAAGGGACTGACGATCAGCGACATCAGCAGCACCATGGTCACGGTGCCGAAGATCGCCGGAAAGATGCCGCCGGCGGTATTCGCCTCGCGGGGCTCACCGCTTACGAAGGCCCAGAACTGCTGCACATAGGCCGCCGCCTTGGCGCTCAGGCTCAGGCTGTTGGGCTGCACCGCGCTCACGATCTCGCCGACGCTGATCTCGACCTCCTCGCCACCGGCCACACTGGCCACCAGCACGTCCCGGCGGCTCGCCTGGCGCAGTACATCGAGCTCCTGGCGCAACACCTGGAACTCCGCCTGCAGCGAGGCGCCTTCGCTCTCGATGCGCTCCAGCGCATCGGCGAGTGCCTCCGGCGCGATATCCGGGTCACGCTGCAGTCCGCGCTGCTGCAGGCGCAGCGCTTCCATGCGCTCGCTGATTACTCCCACGTCGCGGCGCTCGATGCGACGGATCTCGCGAAACAGGTCATTGCCACGGGCGATGCGTTCCTGCAGCGCGTCCCAAAGTCCCTCGCCCTCGGCGACCACCTCGCCATTCTCGAGCAGCCGCAGCGGATAGCCGAAGAAGTCCCCCCACTCGCGGCGCTCCAGCACCATGGCGTCGGGGGGCGTCTGCCATTCGCTCATCTGCAGTTCGGGGTACCAGGCAAAGTCGCGTCCGGTGACGTCGCGGTTGCCCTGCTTGATCAGGTGGCGAGTCACCAGGTCGCCCTCGCCCAGTTCCGGCGGCACGGCGATGCCGGCATCCCGCGCCACCTGGACCGGAATGGTCTGGGAGCGCACGTGCTCGCCGACCACCATCTGGCCCAATCCCAGCTCAGGGTCACCGACCTGAAACTCGACGATCTCGGCCGGCCAGAAGTGGCTTAGGCCGCGCACGGCGATCAGGCCAATCAGGCCCACGACCATGATCACGGAGATCGCGACAGCCCCGGCATTCAGCCAGATCCAGGGGGCGCCGCTCTTGTACCATTGCTTCATCATCGACTCCTGGAATTAGAGACTGCTGTAGCGCTTGCGCAGGCGCTGACGAATGATTTCGGCCAGGGTGTTGACCACGAAGGTCATGGCCAGCAGGACCAGGGCGGCGAGGAACAGCACCCGGAAGTGGCTCGAGCCCACCGCGGTTTCGGTCAGTTCGACGGCGATATTCGCCGACAGGGTGCGCATGCCCTCGAAGATGTTGAAGTTCATGATCGGGCTGTTGCCGGTGGCCATCAGCACGATCATGGTTTCGCCCACGGCGCGCCCGAAGCCCATCATCACCGCCGAGAACATCCCGGGGCTGGCGGTGGGAAGCACCACGCCCAGCACCGTCTGCCAGCGGGTGGCGCCCAGCGCCAGCGAGCCCTGGGTCAGGTGGCGCGGCACGTTGAACACCGCGTCCTCGGCGATCGAGAAGATCGTCGGA
It contains:
- the pstA gene encoding phosphate ABC transporter permease PstA; protein product: MKQWYKSGAPWIWLNAGAVAISVIMVVGLIGLIAVRGLSHFWPAEIVEFQVGDPELGLGQMVVGEHVRSQTIPVQVARDAGIAVPPELGEGDLVTRHLIKQGNRDVTGRDFAWYPELQMSEWQTPPDAMVLERREWGDFFGYPLRLLENGEVVAEGEGLWDALQERIARGNDLFREIRRIERRDVGVISERMEALRLQQRGLQRDPDIAPEALADALERIESEGASLQAEFQVLRQELDVLRQASRRDVLVASVAGGEEVEISVGEIVSAVQPNSLSLSAKAAAYVQQFWAFVSGEPREANTAGGIFPAIFGTVTMVLLMSLIVSPFGVLAAIYLREYAKQGPLLKLIRISVYNLAGVPSIVYGVFGLGFFVYTLGGSLDELFYSDRLPSPTFGSPALIWASLTLALLTLPVVIVSTEEGLARIPSSVRQGSLALGATKSETLWKVVVPLATPAMMTGMILAIARAAGEVAPLMLVGVVKLAPTLPVDGSFPFVHLDRQIMHLGFHIYDVGFQSPNVEAARPLVYATALVLVILIIVLNMTAISIRNRLRERYRAASD